In Archangium violaceum, the following are encoded in one genomic region:
- the fsa gene encoding fructose-6-phosphate aldolase, with product MKFFIDTADVEEIRKAHAMGVLDGVTTNPSLLAKVGRGLEETIREICSIVDGPVSAECVSADAPELIKEGKGLAKIHDNVVVKVPMGVEGLKAVKALTAEGIRTNVTLCFSANQALLAAKAGATYISPFVGRLDDISQDGMELIAHIIEIYQNYDFTTQVLVASVRNPVHVLQAARMGADVATLPYSVIAQLAQHPLTDIGIKKFLSDWEKVPKSAKP from the coding sequence ATGAAGTTCTTCATCGACACCGCCGACGTCGAGGAGATCCGCAAGGCCCATGCGATGGGCGTGCTGGATGGAGTGACCACCAACCCGTCGCTGCTGGCCAAGGTGGGCCGCGGCCTGGAGGAGACCATCCGGGAGATCTGCTCCATCGTGGATGGACCCGTGAGCGCCGAGTGCGTCTCCGCCGACGCGCCCGAGCTCATCAAGGAGGGCAAGGGGCTCGCCAAGATTCATGACAACGTGGTGGTGAAGGTTCCCATGGGCGTGGAGGGCCTCAAGGCCGTCAAGGCGCTCACCGCCGAGGGGATCCGCACCAACGTGACGCTGTGCTTCTCCGCCAACCAGGCGCTGCTGGCCGCCAAGGCGGGGGCCACCTACATCTCGCCGTTCGTGGGCCGCCTGGACGACATCTCCCAGGACGGAATGGAGCTCATCGCCCACATCATCGAGATCTACCAGAACTACGACTTCACCACGCAGGTGCTGGTGGCGAGCGTGCGCAACCCGGTGCACGTGCTGCAGGCGGCGCGCATGGGAGCGGACGTGGCCACGCTGCCCTACAGCGTCATCGCCCAGCTGGCCCAGCACCCCCTCACCGACATCGGTATCAAGAAGTTCCTGTCCGACTGGGAGAAGGTTCCCAAGTCCGCCAAGCCGTAG
- a CDS encoding electron transfer flavoprotein subunit alpha/FixB family protein, with product MPIVLIVAEQQPDGNLRKATLNAIGAGKQLAEKAGAELHLVLLSKDPSKVTQELAGLGAKAVHTAAAPEFEHYLAETYAPAIAELARSIGANYVGMASTAQGKDLLPRVAARLQAAMATDVMGFNGSGADVTFSRPMWAGNVFAEVKLTTPVKVFTLRATEFPAAAGGQGAAEVKTFSPKVEAGKTKFVDFKEVKSARPELTEARVVVSGGRGTKGDFKEIEALADELGAAVGASRAVCDAGWVPNDLQVGQTGKVVAPQLYIAAGISGAIQHLAGMKSSKTIVAINKDPEAPIFQVADYGLVEDLFKVLPALREAIHKAKG from the coding sequence ATGCCGATCGTTCTCATCGTTGCGGAGCAGCAGCCGGACGGGAACCTGCGCAAGGCGACCCTCAACGCCATTGGCGCGGGCAAGCAGCTCGCCGAGAAGGCGGGCGCGGAGCTGCACCTGGTGCTGCTCTCCAAGGATCCCTCCAAGGTCACCCAGGAGCTCGCGGGCCTGGGCGCCAAGGCGGTGCACACCGCCGCGGCCCCCGAGTTCGAGCACTACCTGGCCGAGACGTACGCCCCGGCCATCGCCGAGCTGGCCAGGTCCATTGGCGCCAACTACGTGGGCATGGCGTCCACCGCGCAGGGCAAGGATCTGCTGCCCCGCGTGGCCGCGCGCCTGCAGGCCGCCATGGCCACCGACGTCATGGGGTTCAACGGGAGTGGCGCGGACGTCACGTTCTCCCGGCCCATGTGGGCGGGCAACGTGTTCGCCGAGGTGAAGCTCACCACGCCGGTGAAGGTCTTCACCCTGCGCGCCACCGAGTTCCCCGCGGCCGCGGGTGGCCAGGGCGCCGCCGAGGTCAAGACCTTCTCCCCCAAGGTGGAGGCGGGCAAGACGAAGTTCGTCGACTTCAAGGAGGTCAAGAGCGCGCGGCCCGAGCTCACCGAGGCGCGCGTGGTGGTGTCCGGCGGTCGCGGCACCAAGGGCGACTTCAAGGAGATCGAAGCGCTGGCCGACGAGCTGGGTGCCGCGGTGGGCGCCTCGCGCGCGGTGTGCGACGCCGGCTGGGTGCCCAATGACCTGCAGGTGGGCCAGACGGGCAAGGTGGTCGCCCCGCAGCTCTACATCGCCGCGGGCATCAGCGGTGCCATCCAGCACCTGGCGGGCATGAAGAGCTCCAAGACGATCGTCGCCATCAACAAGGACCCCGAGGCCCCCATCTTCCAGGTGGCGGACTACGGGCTGGTGGAGGACCTCTTCAAGGTGCTGCCCGCGCTGCGCGAGGCCATCCACAAGGCCAAGGGCTAG
- a CDS encoding electron transfer flavoprotein subunit beta/FixA family protein, protein MKILVTAKRVEDPESKIKVKPDGSGIVQEGLKYKINPFDEIGVEEGLRLVAKHGGEVVVVSIGGKEVQEQLRHALAMGAHRAVWVNHTGALDQMGVAGLLQKVVEKEKPDLVVLGKQSIDDDQNQVGQYLAEYLGWGQATFASKVESLESEQEKSKVPALLVGADGKSVRVVREVDNGLTTLECALPAVVTTDLRLNLPRYASLPGIMKAKSKPIEELTPAKLGVDVTPKVQVLKMAAPPPRKAGIKVPDVATLVDKLRNEAKVV, encoded by the coding sequence GTGAAGATCCTCGTCACCGCCAAGCGCGTGGAAGACCCCGAGTCCAAGATCAAGGTGAAGCCGGACGGCTCGGGCATCGTTCAGGAGGGGCTCAAGTACAAGATCAACCCCTTCGATGAGATTGGCGTCGAGGAGGGACTGCGTCTCGTGGCCAAGCATGGCGGCGAGGTGGTGGTCGTCTCCATCGGCGGCAAGGAAGTCCAGGAGCAGCTGCGGCACGCGCTGGCCATGGGCGCCCACCGCGCGGTGTGGGTGAACCACACGGGCGCGCTGGACCAGATGGGAGTGGCGGGGCTGCTGCAGAAGGTGGTGGAGAAGGAGAAGCCGGACCTGGTCGTGCTGGGCAAGCAGTCCATCGACGATGACCAGAACCAGGTGGGCCAGTACCTGGCCGAGTACCTGGGTTGGGGCCAGGCCACGTTCGCCTCCAAGGTGGAGTCGCTGGAGAGCGAGCAGGAGAAGAGCAAGGTGCCGGCGCTGCTGGTGGGCGCGGATGGCAAGAGCGTGCGCGTGGTGCGCGAGGTGGACAACGGCCTGACGACGCTCGAGTGCGCGCTGCCGGCGGTGGTCACCACGGACCTGCGCCTGAACCTGCCGCGCTACGCCAGCCTGCCGGGCATCATGAAGGCCAAGAGCAAGCCCATCGAGGAGCTGACGCCGGCGAAGCTGGGCGTGGACGTCACCCCGAAGGTGCAGGTGCTGAAGATGGCGGCGCCGCCGCCGCGCAAGGCGGGCATCAAGGTGCCGGACGTGGCGACGCTGGTGGACAAGCTGCGCAACGAGGCCAAGGTCGTCTGA
- the dapA gene encoding 4-hydroxy-tetrahydrodipicolinate synthase, with the protein MKTFEGSMTALATPFRDGALDEASYRALVRQQIAGGTSVLIPMGTTGEAVTMTPEERFRAIRVVVEEAAGRVQVVGGAGSNSTAEAIDGVRRAREAGADGTLIVTPYYNKPTQAGLVEHFKAIAKAHPGFPIVAYNVPGRTGVDLLPETALRLCDIPEVVAIKEATGNMARTVDLVEKCGERLTLLSGDDFTVLPFIACGGKGVISVSSNVAPRMMADLVAAARAGQLAKAREFQVRMNELHKLLFIESSPIPVKWALHKLGLFGPELRLPLVPMTEPNAKKLEAELRKLGLLQG; encoded by the coding sequence ATGAAGACCTTCGAAGGCTCGATGACCGCGCTGGCCACCCCGTTCCGGGATGGCGCGCTCGACGAGGCCTCCTACCGTGCGCTCGTCCGGCAGCAGATCGCCGGGGGAACGAGCGTGCTCATCCCCATGGGCACCACCGGTGAGGCCGTGACGATGACCCCCGAGGAGCGCTTCCGCGCCATCCGCGTGGTGGTGGAGGAGGCGGCGGGCCGGGTCCAGGTGGTGGGCGGCGCGGGCTCCAACAGCACCGCGGAGGCCATCGACGGTGTGAGGCGCGCCCGCGAGGCCGGCGCCGACGGCACGCTCATCGTCACGCCCTACTACAACAAGCCCACCCAGGCGGGCCTGGTGGAGCACTTCAAGGCCATCGCCAAGGCGCACCCGGGCTTCCCCATCGTCGCCTACAACGTGCCGGGCCGTACCGGCGTGGACCTGCTCCCGGAGACGGCGCTGCGGCTGTGCGACATCCCCGAGGTGGTGGCCATCAAGGAGGCCACGGGGAACATGGCCCGCACCGTGGACCTGGTGGAGAAGTGCGGCGAGCGCCTGACGCTCCTGTCCGGCGATGACTTCACCGTGCTGCCCTTCATCGCCTGCGGCGGCAAGGGCGTCATCTCGGTTTCCTCCAACGTGGCTCCGCGGATGATGGCGGACCTGGTGGCCGCCGCTCGGGCCGGACAGCTCGCCAAGGCCCGGGAGTTCCAGGTCCGGATGAACGAGCTGCACAAGCTGCTCTTCATCGAGAGCAGCCCCATCCCCGTGAAGTGGGCCCTGCACAAGCTGGGACTCTTCGGACCGGAGCTGCGTCTGCCCCTGGTTCCCATGACCGAGCCCAATGCGAAGAAGCTGGAGGCCGAGCTGCGCAAGCTGGGCCTGCTCCAGGGTTGA
- a CDS encoding fumarylacetoacetate hydrolase family protein: MTTRYCRFQDEGRAQYGRIEGDEVVVLSGAPWAGGEDTGRRVALGAVSLLVPSEASKVVCIGQNYRKHAEEMGKPVPPEPLIFMKPSTALNAHRSPIRIPKASQEVHYEAELGLVIGERLKNVDEATAARAIWGLTCINDVTARDIQRREVQHTRAKSYDTFACVGPWAVTGLSPADLRILCRINGQVKQDSRTSDMIFGPARLVSFISHIMTLLPGDLVSTGTPSGVGRLAAGDTVEVELEGIGTLANPVEMEP; this comes from the coding sequence ATGACGACGCGGTATTGCCGTTTCCAGGACGAGGGCCGAGCGCAATACGGCCGCATCGAGGGTGACGAGGTGGTGGTGCTCTCCGGTGCGCCGTGGGCGGGCGGGGAGGACACGGGCCGGCGCGTGGCGCTGGGCGCGGTGTCGCTGCTGGTGCCCTCCGAGGCCTCCAAGGTGGTGTGCATCGGGCAGAACTACCGCAAGCACGCGGAGGAGATGGGCAAGCCCGTCCCGCCCGAGCCCCTCATCTTCATGAAGCCCTCCACCGCGCTCAACGCGCACCGCTCGCCCATCCGGATTCCCAAGGCGAGCCAGGAGGTGCACTACGAGGCGGAGCTGGGGCTGGTCATCGGCGAGCGGCTCAAGAACGTCGACGAGGCCACCGCCGCCCGGGCCATCTGGGGCCTCACCTGCATCAACGACGTGACGGCGCGCGACATCCAGCGCCGCGAGGTGCAGCACACCCGCGCCAAGAGCTACGACACCTTCGCCTGCGTGGGCCCCTGGGCCGTCACCGGCCTGTCCCCGGCGGACCTGCGCATCCTCTGCCGCATCAACGGGCAGGTGAAGCAGGACAGCCGCACCTCGGACATGATCTTCGGTCCCGCCCGGCTGGTGTCCTTCATCTCCCACATCATGACACTCCTGCCGGGTGACCTGGTGAGCACGGGGACTCCCTCGGGCGTGGGTCGGCTGGCCGCTGGAGATACGGTGGAAGTGGAGCTGGAGGGAATCGGGACCCTGGCCAATCCTGTTGAGATGGAGCCTTGA
- the folK gene encoding 2-amino-4-hydroxy-6-hydroxymethyldihydropteridine diphosphokinase, which yields MSATVYVGLGSNEGDREAQLVSALEALSRIDAVAVLRCSSLFESAPVGPPQPRYLNAVVELECGLPPQRLLCILKQIEKDLGRRLDGPRWGPRPIDLDILLWEGEVVADPNLQVPHLELHKRRFALEPLAELAPEAEHPVLGMSVVELLAQLAPQDVQRCPATQWPETLSPVTES from the coding sequence TTGAGCGCCACTGTCTATGTAGGGCTGGGCTCCAATGAGGGAGACCGCGAAGCCCAACTCGTCTCCGCCCTGGAGGCGCTGTCCCGAATCGATGCGGTGGCCGTCCTGCGCTGCTCTTCCCTTTTCGAGAGCGCCCCGGTGGGGCCTCCCCAGCCGCGCTACCTCAACGCCGTGGTGGAGCTGGAGTGCGGGCTGCCTCCCCAGCGGCTGCTCTGCATCCTGAAGCAGATCGAAAAGGACCTGGGCCGCCGCCTGGACGGTCCCCGCTGGGGCCCCCGTCCCATCGACCTGGACATCCTCCTGTGGGAGGGTGAGGTCGTGGCGGACCCCAACCTGCAGGTGCCGCACCTGGAGTTGCACAAGCGCCGCTTCGCCCTGGAGCCCCTGGCCGAGCTCGCCCCCGAGGCCGAGCACCCGGTGCTGGGCATGTCGGTGGTGGAGTTGCTCGCCCAGCTCGCGCCGCAGGACGTGCAGCGGTGCCCGGCCACCCAGTGGCCCGAAACCCTTTCCCCCGTGACCGAGTCATGA
- a CDS encoding tetratricopeptide repeat protein: protein MTLSLALATAALLAAEPTNLPAGHPTLGSDAQPSAASPGAAMPPSGQMMEGHPPMTGRSPPTAEELLQQLDGMQGLREREKTFEIASALGKLYYTNGRSADAVSYFLQAEEKAKATRELFVAQRKKLGKGAVPSAEEAQCGFSVDTPVEQMGAVAAERAKKGDTAGAVACARAALQPVLEVESMRGNALFLNGDAEGALKVYERVLEVSPSFADALFGRSALLYETRGEDMKALQSARDGFEAFLAAHPDSTRSALARKLSRLADDAVKAGGMKKMLASRAEDRRIRVSKLDLSPKPTMGMAGAGGPMAGAGGPMAGGAAGASAPTLSQETMQAMQNVEHTPELEAQLDQTVAQGEELLAKGRFDEALQSYRQVMPLRPDGRVKAGLAWTLIGLGKPTADRVWGVAVESDPAAVDKLGETLKAKGDLKGAKALWTKLAASAPGYAAQTSLQAKLSQ, encoded by the coding sequence ATGACCCTCTCCCTGGCCCTGGCTACCGCGGCCCTCCTCGCCGCCGAGCCCACCAACCTGCCCGCCGGGCATCCGACCCTTGGCTCGGACGCACAGCCCTCCGCCGCCAGCCCGGGCGCGGCCATGCCCCCCTCGGGGCAGATGATGGAGGGGCACCCGCCGATGACGGGCCGTTCGCCGCCCACCGCCGAGGAACTGCTCCAGCAGCTCGACGGCATGCAGGGCCTGCGCGAGCGCGAGAAGACGTTCGAGATCGCCTCGGCGCTCGGCAAGCTCTACTACACGAACGGGCGTTCCGCGGATGCCGTCTCCTACTTCCTCCAGGCGGAGGAGAAGGCGAAGGCCACGCGCGAGCTCTTCGTGGCGCAGCGCAAGAAGCTGGGCAAGGGCGCGGTGCCGTCCGCGGAGGAGGCCCAGTGTGGCTTCTCGGTGGACACGCCGGTGGAGCAGATGGGGGCGGTGGCGGCGGAGCGTGCGAAGAAGGGCGACACCGCGGGTGCGGTGGCCTGCGCGCGCGCGGCGCTGCAGCCGGTGCTCGAGGTGGAGTCGATGCGCGGCAACGCGCTGTTCCTCAACGGTGACGCCGAGGGCGCGCTGAAGGTGTACGAGCGGGTGCTGGAGGTGTCGCCCTCGTTCGCGGACGCGCTCTTCGGGCGCTCGGCGCTGCTGTACGAGACGCGGGGCGAGGACATGAAGGCGCTGCAGTCGGCGCGCGATGGCTTCGAGGCCTTCCTCGCGGCGCACCCGGACTCGACGCGCTCGGCGCTGGCGCGCAAGCTGAGCCGCCTGGCGGATGACGCGGTGAAGGCCGGTGGCATGAAGAAGATGCTGGCCTCGCGCGCCGAGGACCGGCGCATCCGGGTGTCCAAGCTGGACCTGTCGCCGAAGCCGACGATGGGGATGGCGGGAGCGGGTGGGCCGATGGCGGGGGCGGGTGGCCCGATGGCGGGTGGAGCCGCCGGGGCCTCGGCGCCCACGCTCTCGCAGGAGACGATGCAGGCGATGCAGAACGTCGAGCACACGCCGGAGCTGGAGGCGCAGCTCGACCAGACGGTGGCGCAGGGCGAGGAGCTGCTGGCGAAGGGCCGCTTCGACGAGGCGCTGCAGTCGTACCGGCAGGTGATGCCGTTGCGTCCGGACGGGCGGGTGAAGGCGGGCCTGGCGTGGACGCTCATTGGCCTGGGCAAGCCCACGGCGGACCGGGTGTGGGGCGTGGCGGTGGAGTCGGACCCGGCGGCGGTGGACAAGCTGGGCGAGACGTTGAAGGCGAAGGGTGACCTGAAGGGAGCGAAGGCGCTCTGGACGAAGCTGGCGGCCTCGGCGCCGGGCTACGCGGCCCAGACATCACTCCAGGCCAAGCTGAGCCAGTAA
- a CDS encoding acyl-CoA dehydrogenase family protein yields MDFQLSESQRALQEMARKFSREVIRPKAAHHDETSEFPRSIIASAWENGLLNMATPEAYGGLGLSHVDQLLAYEELAWGCAGMATSITANDLANLPIIVGASEEQKKRLLTPFTEKFKLSSFCLTEPEAGSDVANMSTTAVRDGDHYVLNGAKCFITNGGHADQYTVFATVDKAKKHKGITCFVVEGRPKGLTVGKHENKMGQRASDTVALTFEDVRVPVANRIGEEGEGWRIAMETLDNSRPITAILSVGIARAALEHSLDYSAQRKTFGKPIREHQGIQFMLADMAINIQAARLLCHQSAWLLDQGQRASLQSSYAKCFAADMAMKVTTDAVQVYGGYGYIKEYPVEKLMRDAKLIQIYEGTSQVQRLVIARELFK; encoded by the coding sequence ATGGACTTCCAGCTTTCCGAATCCCAGCGCGCCCTGCAGGAGATGGCGCGCAAGTTTTCTCGTGAAGTGATTCGCCCCAAGGCGGCCCACCACGACGAGACCTCGGAGTTCCCCCGGAGCATCATCGCCTCGGCCTGGGAGAACGGCCTGCTGAACATGGCCACCCCGGAGGCGTACGGCGGCTTGGGCCTGTCGCACGTGGACCAGCTGCTGGCCTACGAGGAGCTGGCCTGGGGGTGCGCGGGCATGGCCACCTCCATCACGGCCAATGACCTGGCCAACCTGCCCATCATCGTGGGCGCCAGCGAGGAGCAGAAGAAGCGGCTGCTCACGCCCTTCACCGAGAAGTTCAAGCTTTCCTCGTTCTGCCTCACCGAGCCGGAGGCCGGCTCGGACGTGGCGAACATGAGCACCACCGCGGTGCGCGACGGCGACCACTACGTGCTCAATGGCGCCAAGTGCTTCATCACCAACGGCGGCCACGCGGACCAGTACACGGTGTTCGCCACCGTGGACAAGGCGAAGAAGCACAAGGGGATTACCTGCTTCGTGGTGGAGGGCCGTCCCAAGGGCCTCACCGTGGGCAAGCACGAGAACAAGATGGGCCAGCGCGCCAGCGACACCGTGGCGCTCACCTTCGAGGACGTGCGCGTCCCGGTGGCCAACCGCATCGGCGAGGAGGGCGAGGGCTGGCGCATCGCCATGGAGACGCTGGACAACAGCCGTCCCATCACCGCCATCCTCTCGGTGGGCATCGCCCGCGCCGCGCTCGAGCACTCCCTGGACTACTCCGCTCAGCGCAAGACGTTCGGCAAGCCCATCCGTGAACACCAGGGCATCCAGTTCATGCTGGCCGACATGGCCATCAACATCCAGGCCGCGCGTCTGCTGTGTCACCAGAGCGCGTGGCTGCTGGACCAGGGCCAGCGCGCCAGCCTCCAGTCCTCCTACGCCAAGTGCTTCGCGGCCGACATGGCCATGAAGGTCACCACCGACGCCGTCCAGGTCTACGGCGGTTACGGCTACATCAAGGAGTACCCGGTGGAGAAGCTCATGCGCGACGCCAAGCTCATCCAGATCTACGAGGGCACCAGCCAGGTGCAGCGCCTCGTGATCGCGCGCGAGCTGTTCAAGTAG
- the lysA gene encoding diaminopimelate decarboxylase: MNHFTYRKRVLHAEEVPLSAIADAVGTPVYVYSTATLRRHFRVVTEAFGSHPHLVCYAVKANSTLAVLKLLADEGSGFDIVSGGELARVKAAGGKPGKVVFAGVGKTADEMAQALDAGILFFNVESPEELELLDAVARSKGKRAPFAIRVNPNVDAGTHRHISTGLKTSKFGVPFEEAMALYTRARKMKGLEAVGVDCHIGSQITRTAPFKAALSKVGGLYKELKAKGHALRYLDIGGGLGITYTSETPPSPEEYARAALSAVGDTGATLIFEPGRVLVGNAGLLVTRVLFRKKTPARHFVVVDAGMNDLMRPALYDAHHGLQPLVQRRGQEVEVDVVGPVCESTDVLARQRKVVLPKQGELYALMSAGAYGMSMASTYNSRPRPAEVLVDGDAWRVVRERESVEDLWRGERP; the protein is encoded by the coding sequence GTGAATCACTTCACCTATCGCAAGCGCGTCCTCCATGCCGAGGAGGTGCCCCTGTCCGCCATCGCCGACGCGGTGGGCACCCCCGTCTACGTCTACTCCACCGCCACGCTGCGCCGGCACTTCCGCGTGGTGACGGAGGCCTTCGGCTCGCACCCGCACCTGGTGTGCTACGCGGTGAAGGCCAACTCCACCCTGGCGGTGCTCAAGCTGCTCGCCGACGAGGGCAGTGGCTTCGACATCGTCTCCGGCGGCGAGCTGGCCCGCGTGAAGGCGGCCGGCGGCAAGCCGGGCAAGGTGGTCTTCGCCGGCGTGGGCAAGACGGCGGACGAGATGGCCCAGGCCCTCGACGCCGGCATCCTCTTCTTCAACGTGGAGAGCCCCGAGGAGCTGGAGCTGCTCGACGCGGTGGCTCGCTCCAAGGGGAAGCGCGCGCCCTTCGCCATCCGCGTCAACCCCAACGTGGACGCGGGCACGCACCGCCACATCTCCACCGGCCTGAAGACGTCCAAGTTCGGCGTCCCCTTCGAGGAGGCCATGGCCCTCTACACCCGGGCCAGGAAGATGAAGGGCCTGGAGGCGGTGGGGGTGGACTGCCACATCGGCTCGCAGATCACCCGCACCGCGCCCTTCAAGGCCGCGCTGTCCAAGGTGGGTGGGCTCTACAAGGAGCTCAAGGCCAAGGGGCACGCGCTGCGCTACCTGGACATCGGGGGTGGCCTGGGCATCACCTATACGTCCGAGACGCCGCCCTCTCCCGAGGAGTACGCGCGCGCCGCCCTGTCGGCCGTGGGTGACACCGGCGCCACGCTCATCTTCGAGCCGGGCCGGGTCCTGGTGGGCAACGCCGGCCTGCTCGTCACCCGCGTGCTCTTCCGCAAGAAGACGCCGGCCCGCCACTTCGTGGTGGTGGACGCGGGCATGAACGATCTCATGCGCCCCGCCCTCTACGACGCCCACCATGGGCTCCAGCCGCTCGTTCAACGGCGCGGCCAGGAGGTCGAGGTGGACGTGGTGGGGCCGGTGTGCGAGTCCACCGACGTGCTGGCCCGCCAGCGCAAGGTGGTGCTCCCCAAGCAGGGCGAGCTGTACGCGCTCATGAGCGCTGGTGCTTATGGCATGAGCATGGCTTCTACCTACAACTCGCGCCCCCGCCCGGCCGAGGTGCTGGTGGACGGGGACGCCTGGCGGGTGGTGCGCGAGCGGGAGAGCGTCGAGGACCTCTGGCGCGGCGAGCGGCCCTGA
- a CDS encoding KpsF/GutQ family sugar-phosphate isomerase, whose translation MARASRSTARKPRLRALPSPNPPSPEPSRDEREATLAYARSVLEAEAQAILGLMGRLGDSFLRALELVRDCPGQTVVTGIGKAGLIGQKLSATLASTGVRSVFLHPTEAVHGDLGRVGRGDVILALSNSGATEELVRLLPSFKRLGAPVIALTGDAESPLARGADVVLDIGRIEEACPMGMVPTASTAALHAIGDALAMAVMRARPFSSSEYALLHPGGKIGRSVMRVFELMRSGPSNPVVRDSARLSEAVVVMTNTPGRPGATNVVDRQGRLVGIFTDGDLRRLVERGETNFERPIREVMGKRPRCVGPEVLVLEATKLMREFRVDQLPVVDAEGKAVGLLDVQDLLAARYF comes from the coding sequence ATGGCCCGAGCCTCCCGAAGCACCGCCCGGAAGCCCCGCCTCCGCGCCCTCCCCTCTCCCAATCCCCCCTCCCCCGAGCCCTCCCGCGACGAGCGCGAGGCCACGCTCGCCTACGCGCGCAGCGTGCTCGAGGCCGAGGCCCAGGCCATCCTCGGGTTGATGGGGCGGCTGGGCGACTCCTTCCTGCGCGCGCTCGAGCTGGTGCGCGACTGCCCGGGCCAGACGGTGGTGACGGGCATCGGCAAGGCGGGCCTCATCGGCCAGAAGCTGTCCGCCACCCTGGCCTCCACCGGCGTGCGCTCCGTCTTCCTCCACCCCACCGAGGCCGTCCATGGAGACCTGGGCCGCGTGGGCCGCGGGGACGTCATCCTCGCCCTCTCCAACAGCGGCGCCACCGAGGAGCTGGTGCGGCTGCTGCCCTCCTTCAAGCGGCTGGGCGCCCCCGTCATCGCCCTCACCGGCGACGCGGAGAGCCCCCTGGCCCGGGGCGCGGACGTGGTGCTGGACATCGGCCGCATCGAGGAGGCCTGCCCCATGGGCATGGTGCCCACCGCCTCCACCGCCGCCCTGCACGCCATCGGTGATGCGCTCGCCATGGCCGTGATGCGCGCACGGCCCTTCTCCTCCAGCGAGTACGCCCTGCTCCACCCCGGCGGGAAGATCGGCCGCTCCGTCATGCGCGTCTTCGAGCTGATGCGCTCCGGGCCCTCCAACCCCGTCGTCCGCGACTCCGCCAGGCTCTCCGAGGCCGTGGTCGTGATGACCAACACCCCCGGCCGGCCGGGTGCCACCAACGTCGTCGACCGCCAGGGCCGCCTCGTGGGCATCTTCACCGATGGCGACTTGCGCCGGCTCGTCGAGCGCGGGGAGACCAACTTCGAGCGCCCCATCCGCGAGGTCATGGGCAAGCGGCCCCGGTGCGTCGGCCCCGAGGTTCTGGTGCTCGAGGCCACCAAGCTCATGCGCGAGTTCCGCGTCGACCAGCTTCCCGTCGTGGACGCCGAGGGCAAGGCCGTGGGCCTGCTCGACGTCCAGGATTTGCTCGCCGCTCGGTACTTCTAG
- the lptM gene encoding LPS translocon maturation chaperone LptM: MSSRALIALLGLVLGVAACGIKGPPRPPAEPPPPTGSPPPAPAAGTQPQGTQRDPLPSSLPPPDAGTP; encoded by the coding sequence GTGAGCTCTCGCGCTCTCATCGCGCTGCTCGGCCTGGTGCTGGGGGTGGCGGCCTGCGGTATCAAGGGGCCGCCCCGTCCGCCCGCGGAGCCGCCTCCGCCCACCGGCTCGCCGCCGCCTGCGCCCGCCGCCGGCACGCAGCCTCAGGGTACGCAGCGGGATCCGCTGCCTTCGTCGCTTCCTCCACCCGACGCCGGGACTCCGTGA
- the dapB gene encoding 4-hydroxy-tetrahydrodipicolinate reductase: protein MIRTVITGVSGRMGSTLLRLVRDSKDLELAGATSRKGSASVGQDAGQAARLETLGVSVNDDLGRVLDASRAQVVIDFTSAEASVAHARQCAERGVAMVIGSTGFTPESRAEVAASARSIPVVLAPNTSVGVNVVIRMAAELARVLGEGYDVDVLEAHHRMKKDAPSGTALKLAEVLASALGRGQEDLTFARHGQIGARPKQEIGVQTLRGGDVVGEHTVYFFGEGERIELTHRATSRDQFGLGALRAARWVTGRAPGLYDMADVLGFQRTP, encoded by the coding sequence ATGATCCGCACCGTCATCACCGGAGTCTCTGGCCGCATGGGCAGCACCCTGCTGCGCCTCGTCCGTGACTCGAAGGACCTCGAGCTGGCCGGCGCCACCTCGCGCAAGGGTTCCGCCTCCGTGGGACAGGACGCCGGCCAGGCCGCGCGTCTGGAGACGCTCGGTGTCTCCGTGAACGATGACCTCGGCCGCGTGCTCGACGCGTCGCGAGCCCAGGTGGTCATCGACTTCACCAGCGCGGAGGCCAGCGTGGCGCACGCGCGCCAGTGTGCCGAGCGCGGTGTGGCCATGGTCATCGGCTCCACGGGCTTCACCCCCGAGTCCCGCGCCGAGGTGGCCGCCAGCGCCAGGTCCATCCCCGTGGTGCTCGCCCCCAACACCTCCGTGGGCGTGAACGTGGTCATCCGCATGGCCGCCGAGCTGGCCCGGGTGCTGGGGGAGGGCTACGACGTGGACGTGCTCGAGGCGCACCACCGGATGAAGAAGGACGCGCCCTCGGGGACGGCGCTGAAGCTGGCCGAGGTGCTCGCCTCGGCGCTGGGGCGCGGGCAGGAGGATCTCACCTTCGCCCGGCACGGGCAGATTGGCGCGCGCCCGAAGCAGGAGATTGGGGTGCAGACGCTGCGGGGCGGGGACGTCGTGGGCGAGCACACCGTATACTTCTTCGGTGAGGGCGAGCGCATCGAGCTCACCCACCGGGCCACGAGCAGGGACCAGTTCGGACTCGGGGCGCTGAGGGCGGCGCGTTGGGTGACGGGCCGGGCGCCGGGGCTCTACGACATGGCCGACGTGCTCGGCTTCCAGAGGACGCCATGA